Proteins encoded together in one Lutra lutra chromosome 4, mLutLut1.2, whole genome shotgun sequence window:
- the LY6L gene encoding lymphocyte antigen 6L, translated as MGGLLPVLWALLVSAGLAGNKEEPGVNLSCYQCFKVTRQAQCRPTTCHPTDQVCLSNAVVFLSSKSKSKVTLSVSKRCAPRCANTNTNYEWTVGPRILGRIIRRCCSGNLCNRAPAIQEGRWALLRGVLLGAGLLCVLLWAPSSWPGSPAVSLPPLTSAQPPSFSRH; from the exons ATGGGGGGGCTGCTTCCAGTCCTGTGGGCTTTGCTGGTGTCTGCGGGTCTTGCTGGCAACAAGGAAGAGCCAG GTGTGAACCTGAGCTGTTACCAGTGTTTCAAAGTGACCCGCCAGGCGCAGTGCAGGCCCACCACGTGCCACCCCACCGACCAGGTCTGCCTGTCCAATGCCGTGGTGTTCCTCAGCAGTAAGTCCA AATCAAAGGTGACCCTTTCTGTCAGCAAGCGCTGTGCTCCCAGGTGTGCCAACACCAACACGAACTATGAGTGGACAGTGGGACCCAGGATACTGGGCAGGATCATAAGGCGGTGTTGTTCTGGAAATCTTTGCAACAGGGCACCCGCCATACAAGAGGGTCGCTGGGCCCTTCTAAGGGGGGTCCTGCTTGGAGCTGGCCTCCTCTGTGTCCTGCTGTGGGCACCTTCCTCTTGGCCGGGCAGCCCCGCcgtatccctcccacccctcacctcagCCCAGCCCCCATCCTTTTCAAGACACTGA